GAAATGTCATTTCCCTCATCCGGTTCAGCATCTGGGTTCTGGGCAAAATGGTCCGGTGTCGGCATCGAAGAAAACCTGGCCGCGCAACTGAACATGCTGGTCTACCCCAACCCGGCACAGGAGCGCAGCACGCTGAGTCTCGAACTCACGGAAGCATCCGACGTCATGGTTCGCGTACTCGATCTCCAGGGTCGTGAAGTGATCGCCGTTCCGATGGAACGTTACCTTCCCGGTAAACTTCAGCTTCCGCTGGATGTCGCCAACCTGGCTTCCGGCAACTACCTGTTGCAGGCCATTATCAACGATCGCAATGCTACGATCCGTTTCGACAAACAGTGATCATTTCCCCGCACAAAGAAAAACCCCGAAGGCGACAGCTTTCGGGGTTTCTTGTTTTTGGCGGTACGTTTATTGTCGTTCCATCGCCTGCATGCCGGCGAAGGAAAGTGATGGGACGTTGTCCACTTTGTAATAGATCCTTCGCTCGCCGCCGGTAGGCTTTCCGTCAAGATCCTGGGTGCGGTAGATCCTGATCGCGCGACAGATCGTGAGGTTGTCGAACCAGAAAAGGTCACCGCCGCGATAACCACCGTTTTGTTTCTCGGTCAGTTCAGGCAAATCAAAGCGTATATAGTTGTTTGCGGCGCGTTCGAACGCGCGGAACTCCGCATACTCCAGTTTTTTTGGATCAACGGCGGCGATGAAGATCTCCGGCTCGTTGTTCTGGTTGAGGTCGGCTACAAGTACTTGCCCGAGCAGACTGCCGCTCCAGCCCGTCACGAATTCGGGCAGCTCTTCGTTGGGCTTTGTGATCTTGATCGACAGTTCTGAATCGGCGTTACCACGCACACGCACCGTGATCCGGACGTCACGCCAATTGACTTGTCGAAGATGAAGCGTGTCGTCCAATGATACGACCGGAGTCGGCTCGACCGCTTTCGTGTTCTCCGTGGCGACCGTTTCTACCGGCGCGGTCGTCACGACGGTTGTCGCGGCCTTGTTGTTCGGTTCGCGGGAAGAAGAACAGGACACGAAGGAAGTGATCAGTCCGATCGTCAGCAGGTAGTGTATGGTCCTCATGCCGGGGAAGTTGAAATGCGAAGTGCGGTTATTCCGCCAGTAAACGATCAATGAAGGAGGAAAGTTCCGCCGTTTCCCTCTTGTAGGCCTCGCCGGTTGCCGGCCCGTTGAAACCGGAATGTACGCGTCGCACTTGTCCTTTGCGGTCGAGGATGATCGTGGTCGGAAAAGCGAATACCCGGTTCAGCATCGGCAGTGTCTTGGCGGCAGAATCCTTGTTTGCATAACCGCCATAGACCAACGGATATTCAACATGATGGAAGTTCCGAAACCGATCGATGTTTTTCCAAAGGCGTAAAGAATCGGTTGTGCGCTCGTATGCGATCCCGATGATCTCGACTCCCCGGTCACGGTGCATACGGTAGTAATCGCTCAGGAAGGCGGTTTCGTCCATACAGTTTGGACACCAACTACCCAGCAGTTGCACGATCAGGACCTTATTCACGAAGGACGGATGGCGCGGCGTCCAATATTTCCCGTTGCGATCAGCAAAGCTGAAATCGAGGGAGGAGTAACCGGGCCGCAGGAACGCCAGCGCATCGGGATCCGGCAAGGAGGCATCCGCGTTCCGGAACGCCACCCAGGTGTCGTGGTAGTGACGTCCGGAGAAAAAATGTCCTTGCAGCGAACTGTCGGATGTCAGCTCCGCTTCATATAAGAACAGGTGAGAACCGTCGAAAGCTGAAAGGTGCAAACGGGATCCCGCCAGTTCACCTTCGAGGAATCGGTGGTCGCCCGTCGGGGTAAGGACAGTTCCGGTGACACGCGCGCCGCTCTGTTCGAATTCCGCCACTGCAAAACGGTTCTCACCCTCTTCGCCGTCGAATATCACCTGCCATCTTCCGCTGATATCCGTGACAGGACGTTCGGGACGATCCGAGAATCGAAATCCCTGACCGGCCGCTGCGCGAAATGGAACCACGTTTTGTGTTTTGCGCGCGTGGTTGAGAAAGAAACCGTTCAAGGAGTCGGCAGTATACCGGCAACGGACCTCTGCATCGAAGACTGGAAACCGAATAACCAAAGTGTCTCCGACCAAGGAGTACTCGTTTACCGGTAAACGCTCCCTGCCGTTCATGATCTCCAGACCCTCCGAGGTCGACAAAAAATTGAAGGGTAACGAAAGGGTATCGTTGATCTGCAGTTCCGCTCTCCAAATGCCTTGCGTCAATGGACTCACGGTGGTTTGGGCAAAGCAGGTTTTTATGCTAAAGAACAACAGCAGCAACGCGCGTTTCATGTCATAAAGATACGAAGGCACAAATAGTATTCGCATAAATGCGGTTGAGGTGAAGGGTATTACACAGTAGTCTTGCAGATGGCAAATACCTACGGAGAGGCGTATTTTCATGTGGTTTTTTCAACCGGATTTCGAAGAAAACAACTTGAACCAAGATGGCAGGGCGCTCTCCATGGAATTATCTTGGAAATATTGCGCCGTTTCCGATCGATTTTTATTTCCCCGTCAGTTCAGGGCCGTTAATATTTTAATTAGTTACTTTAGAATCCCCTTAAATCAAACCAACATGAAAAAGATTTTCACCCTGATGCTGCTGAGCGGAATGTTTCTGGCAGCACAAGCGCAGACGGCGCAGGAGCCGACTGCCGAAGAGAAAGCTTGGATGGCCTACATGACCCCCGGTCCGATGCACAAAATGCTGGCGGATGCCGATGGTGAGTGGACAGAAGAAATGACGATGTGGATGGCGCCGGGTGCCGAACCCATGAAGAACACCGCCACTTGCGTCAACAAAATGATCCTCGGCGGGCGCTACCAGGAATCCCGGCACTCCGGGAATTTCATGGGGATGCCCTTCGAAGGTGTCAGCACCGTGGCGTATGACAACGCCATGAAAAAGTACCTCAGCACCTGGATCGACAACATGGGTACCGGACTGATGTACATGGAAGGCGTTTACGATGAAGCCACGAAGGCGGTTCACTTCAAAGGCAAGATGGTCGATCCCGTTTCCGGACAGGCGTTGGATTGTCGGGAGATCTTCTCGTTCATCGACAACGATACCCAGAAGATGGAGATGTTCCAGACCGAGCAGGGCAAGGAGCGTAAAACCATGGAGATCGTCTTCAAGCGCAAGAAGTAATCGAACGGTGTAAATAAAAAGGCCGGATGTGTTCCAACACATCCGGCCTTTTGTTGTTGGTATCAGGATCAGATATCGAACTTGATGCCTTGCGCGAGCGGCAGGTTCGTGGAGTAGTTGATCGTGTTGGTCTGACGACGCATGTACGCCTTCCAGGCATCGGAGCCGGATTCGCGACCGCCGCCGGTTTCTTTCTCACCACCGAATGCTCCGCCGATCTCGGCACCCGAAGTACCGATGTTCACATTGGCGATACCGCAGTCGGAACCTTCGTGTGACAGGAACTGCTCCATCTCGCGCATGTTCGTCGTGAAGATCGCGGAGGAAAGTCCCTGCGGGACGTCGTTCTGCATCGCGATGGCTTCGTCGATGGTCTTGTACTTGAGCAGGTACAGGATCGGCGCGAACGTCTCTTCCTGTACGATGTGGAAGCTGTTCTTCGCTTCAACGATGCAGGGCTTCACGTAGCAGCCGCCTTCATAACCGTCACCGGAGAGCACGCCGCCTTCGACGATCATCTTGCCGCCTTCCTGCTTCGCCTTTTCGATGGCTTTGAGGTAAGCGTCGACCGCGCCTTTGTCGATCAGGGGACCGACGTGGTTGTTCGCGTCGAGCGGATTGCCAATGCGCAATTGCGCGTAGGCCTTCTGGAGGACGCTGACGGTCTTGTCGTATACGCTCTCGTGTACGATCAGGCGACGCGTCGAGGTACAACGTTGTCCGGCCGTACCGACCGCGCCGAAGACGGTACCGACCAGTACCATGTTCAGGTCGGCGTTTTCGGAAACGATGATGGCGTTGTTGCCGCCAAGTTCGAGGATCGACTTGCCGAAACGCTGCGCGACGGCCGACGATACGATCCGGCCAACGCGTGTTGAGCCGGTAAAGGATACCAGCGGTACGCGCTTGTCGTTGTTCATGCGATCGCCGACGTGATTGCCCACGAGTACGCAACTGACGCCTTCCGGAACATTGTTGGCTTTCAGTACAGAAGCGATGATGTTCTGGCAAGCAACCGCGCACAGCGGAACTTTCGAACTCGGCTTCCAGATGCACACGTCACCGCATACCCAGGCGATGGCGGCATTCCAACTCCATACTGCGACCGGGAAGTTGAACGCGGAAATGATGCCGACGATGCCAAGCGGATGCCATTGTTCGTACATGCGATGCTTCGGGCGCTCGCTGTGCATGGTCAGACCGTAGAGCTGACGCGACAGGCCGACGGCGAAATCGCAGATGTCGATCATCTCCTGCACCTCGCCAAGACCTTCCTGCAGGCTCTTGCCCATCTCATAGGAAACGAGCTTGCCCAGCGGGTCTTTGTACTTGCGGAATTGTTCGCCGATCTGCCGAACGATCTCTCCGCGTTTCGGCGCGGGCATGTTGCGCCACACCTTGAAAGCCTCCTCCGCTGCGCGCAGGGTCTTTTCGTAATCGTCGGCCGTGGCTTGCTTCACCTTTCCGATGAGGCTGCCGTCGGCTGGGGAATACGAAGAAATGATCTCACCGTCGGAGTCGGACCAACGGGTGCCCGTGCCGGCTCCCGGGTTGATGTCTTTCAGGCCAAGTGCCTTCAGGGCTTCTGCAATGCCGTAGTCCTGGAGCGTGGTAGTGTCTTTCATGCCGCAAAGGTACGGCAATAGCGGGAGGCATTGAAATGACTTTCGCTTTAAGTTGAAAGTTGAACGGTGGAAAGTTGAAAGAAAAACAGGTTTTAGACGAGGAATTCGGAAGGGTAGCTGGTAACTAAAAACTAATTCTCTTTCGCCCCATTAACCCGAAACCCGAAACTCGAAACGCGAAACCCGGAACACGCATCCGATTTTCCTTTTCAGATTCGCTATTTTGCCCCCTCATGAACCGGCCGCCATTTCTATTACTCGCCCTGTATGCTTTCCTGGCGGCGGTCCTGTTCCCTTACCTGTGCTGGTACGTCAATAATCCCGACACCTTCCAGTACCTGATGATCACCCGGCACTATCTGGAAGGTGACTTCCGGGAGGCGATCAATGGTTATTGGAGCCCATTGCTGAGCTGGCTGATGCTGCCGTTTACCGGGCAGGATTTCGGAGATATCCCGGCATTAAAAACACTGCAATTGGTCATCGGAGCCGGGGTGCTGTGGACCTGGACCATCGTGTTGCGTCGTTCGGTTATGCCGGAGCCATATGCGGAGGCTTTGTCATATGCGGCGCTTCCATTTGTCCTGGCGTATGCTTTCCTGAGTCCGACCGCGGACCTGTTGTTTCTCTGGCTTACACTCGCGTTGTTTCGCTTTCTGGCTAAAGGTTCGGCCTTAACCGATGAACAGAACGCGAAACGATTCGCCTTGCTCGGCGCGCTTGCCTATTATGCGAAAGCATTCGGGTTGCCCTTGTTTTTATTCCTGCTGGTATCGGAATGGTGGCAGGTGCGCAAGCTAGCTGTCGGGAGACGACTCCTGTTGCGTGCTTTGGGGATTTTCCTCTTGCTCATCGCGCCCTGGGTGACAGCCATCAGTCTCAAGTATGGGCACTTTACGATCAGCGAGGCGGCCGCGTTCAACCGTAGTCCGGGTGTCGCACCCATGCCGGGACAGGTCATGCAGCTTCCGGTGCTCTCTAACGAACTGACGAAACCATCCGGTCCGCATGCGATCTGCGCCTGGGAAGAGCCGATGCAATTGTTCTGGACCGGACGCGTATCGGAACCGACGTGTGTGGTCCCCGGATTCCTTCAGGTGCTGGAACGCAACCTGCTCACCATTTGGTATTTCGATTTCCAACGAACTACCGGATGGGGACTACTCTTGCTGCTGGCACTTTTCCTGATCTTCCGCAATAAACTGCAACTACGACAGGAACCCTTGTCGCAGCGATCACGCCTGCTGGCCGGCTTGTTTCTGCTGGCGTTTTATGGCGGCTATAGTCTGATCCTTGTCCATACACGATACATCTGGATCAGCACCTGGATGATGCTGTTCCTGGCGGCGTTTTTCGCGGCGGCGATCGAACAGGGAGGACGACCCTGGTTTTACCTGGCGCGTGTCCTCTTCCTGATTACCCTCTTAGTGGCTATCAAGCGGCCGGTCAAGGAGTTGTTGTTCGGCCTTGACCGCGATGTGCCTGCGATCTGGATCTGGAAAGCCGTTCGGCAGCCGTTACAGACGATGGACGTATTGTACCAACAGGATCGGCAACTGCAGGAGGCGACGTATTACCTGCGGTCGCTGAAATTGCTCGACGGACCGATCGCTTCCCGGTATTCGGAAAGCCCGGATCGACATCGTTACTCGTCTTCGTTGTTCGTAGCCTATCACAACAAGACACCGTATCGCGGACAGATCAACGACCGGCAAGCCGGAGCGTTGGAGGTGATCCGGGAATCAGGCGCGAAGTATTTTCTCCTGTGGCATGAACCCGATACCACCTGGCAGGGCGCTTTTCCGCTATTTCAGAGCGGAGAATTGAAAGTGTTCCCGGTTCCGTCCGGGCCCTGACCGGTCACTCGAGTTGCTCCAGTAACCAGGCGCGGTCGGAGATGTGATCGACGCTTCGGATCTCCTCCGCCAGCGCTTTGCGTTTTGATTCGGAGTCGCTGCTCCGGAAAATTTTCAGCGCGTAGCGGATGAAGTTTTCGTAGATCTTACGTTGATAGGCGCTCACCAGCTTATTGCGGCGCAGGAAGATCTTGAATGCCGAGATATGGTGTAGCAACGATTCGGATTCGTAGGTTTCGAAATAAACTTTTAACAGAATGGACCGCGCGTCGAGCTGATAGTAGAGGTCGGTGAACTCGACGGTTTGCAGCAACTTGACTGCCTGGCGGTATTGCTTCCGGTAGTAACACAGCATGGCTGAGTTATAGGTGTGGGCATTGTCACGTTCATTCGGCGGCAGATGGTGGAGGTGGAGTTCGATGAAGTCGGCCACCCAGGCCTCCTGCCGTAAGCGCAACCCGAGGGTAACGATGTTCTTGTATTCCCAGGGCGAGAGGTAGTCGTGGCGCATCAATCGTTCGTCGGCGAGGATGTTTTGGTAAATGCCGAACAGCCGCTCACGGTAAACCTCGTCGCCGAGGTTGATGCGGCGGATGCAGTGGTTCTTGACGTATTGATAGACGTTGTTCAGGTCTTCGACGGAAAAGCGATCGCGATGCGCTTCGAGCAGTTGCAGCAACGACTGGAACGCGGTCTCGGGTTCCGGTCCGCTGAGTAGTTGCAGGACCTGGTAGTAGGTTTCGATGAGCGGGGAACCGAGAAATTGATTGCGCAGCACATGCCGCGTGATCTCGTCGATCAGGGAAACGTCGAATTCCCGCGCAAGGACGTTTCGATAGTTGATCCGTTCGCACTGCAATTGCAATTTGCGCAGGAAGTAGAAGCGATCGAGGTTGTCGGCGAGTTCTACGTAGTCCGTCACTTCATCGCGCGCGCCGTGTTGTGCGGCGAACTCCTGCCGGATCTCCGCCGCGCGATAGTGGCGGTGAAAGTGTTTCGCGCTTTCATAGCGGTCGATGCTCTCGAACCGTCTTGCCGCGTGTTGATAGGCCTTGGATGTTTCACGCGCGTGCAAGGCTTCGAGCTGCAGCAGGGCGCTTTCTTCTTTTTCGCCTGCAAGCTGACGAAGCAGGAAGAAGTGTTCCAACCGTTCTGTGAAATCCGACAAGAGATAGCGCAGCTGCTGATCGTCAAAGGGCTGTTGCGGAAAAAGCCGCCCGTACAATTCAGTCTTTGGCAACTCCTGCGTCGACAAAGGCAAGGTTTCCAATAGCTGCAGTAACCGGGGATATTCAGGAGCCGGAAGAAAGTAGGGGGAAGTCAAATACGCCGAAAACGCTGCTTTTTCGTGCGATTTGAGCGCATGGAGCAATTCAAGTACCTTAATCGTGCGCATTTCAGACCCGGACTTCCTGCATCTAAACTAATCCAAATTCGACAAACACCAAATATTTAGGCAAATAAACAGCCAAAATATATCAAATTCATAATATCAGTACTGTATCGACATTCGACAAACTGCCATTTCTGTATTTGTTCCAGCCTTCCTCTGCCCCTACGTTTGTATCGGTAAATCATGTCTGACGACCCCCGAGCAAACACATACGACCATGAAAAACTTCCTCCACCTGCTGCTTCTCTTCGTGCTGGGACTCTTTGGCCCGGCTGGCACGAATGCCGCGACCTACTACTGGGTGGGCGGTTCCGGTAACTGGAGCGACTACGCCACGCACTGGGCAACCAGTAGCGGCGGCTCCACCTTCCACGCTTCCATCCCTACGATCAACGACGATGTGGTGATCGACGCCGCTTCGTTCACCGCAACGGGTCAGGTGCTGAACCTCGACTCCACCTTCTACTATTGTAACAGCATGAGCTGGGCGGGCGTCCAGTTCAATCCGACCTTTGAAGGCAACGGCGCTACGCTGAACCTGCGTGGCAGCATCGCATTCTCCGCCGGTATGACCTTGTCCAATGTCAACCTGGTGATGAGCGCCACAACCGGTTCGCACACCATCGACCTGGCCGGACAATACGCGTATGCCGTAACGATCGACGCCAACGCGTCCTACTCCTTGTCTTCGCCACTGACTTGCATCGGTCCGGTCGACCTGCGTGCAGGAAGTCTCAACGCGAATGCCTTTGATATATCCTGTGGCGGATTCAACGCGGGCGTAGGCACCACGCTGGTGCTTGGCGACATCACGCTTTCGGTCAACGGCGGAAGCAACGAGATCTTTACGCGCACGATCACGTTGGATGTCATTCCATCCGGCGCCGATCAAACCTCCGTGCATTTCAATTGCGTAAGCGGTGAAATGGATTGTATCAACAACACCACGCCGTTCGACTCTCTAATTTTCCAGAATGCCGGAACGCTGCGAGCCTGCCAGGCCAACTACGCGAGCGCGACCAATACCTCGTACGCGCTGAACACGATACTCGGCACCGGTGAATTCTCCACGAGTGTGTTGCTGGAGAATTGCACGATCAACCAACTCAACGGTAAACTCGTGTACCTGATGACCGGTACCACCTCGAACATCAACAACCTCACCCTCAATTCATCGTGCTCCGATATGGGCCGGTTGAGCACCTCCTATGCCGGCGCTCCTCCCGCTACGCTGAACGCCGCATCCGGCACGATCTCCATCGACTACGCCATCCTCGAAGGCATCCAGGCCAGCGGCGGGGCGACGTTTAATGCGAACAACGTCATCGACCTGGGCGGCAACACCGGATGGAATATCTCGGCGCTGGTAACGCGTGACCTTTATTGGGTGGGTGGTACCGGCGACTGGAATGACCCGAACCACTGGTCGCTCTCAAGCGGAGGCGCTCCGGCCGGTTGTACACCCAATCGTTTGGACAATGTCTTCTTCGACGCGAATTCACTTGGCGCCGGCGACACCGTTTATCTTCCCCATCTGGAACAGTACGCCGGCGACCTGACTGTGAACGGCGTAACAGGGTCTCCGACCTTCTTCGGCGACTACATCACCCTGTACGGTTCACTGGACCTCAACAACCAACTGAACTGGCGCCTTGACCAAACCGATCTGCGTTCACCGCGGACCGGTAGCATCCTGCGATCTGCCGGCACTCCTTTTATTACCCTGACGGTCGGTGATTCCTGTTGGTACACGGTTCAGGATTCGCTCTACGCGGAAGGGATCTACCAGCAAAACGGAAACGTCGATTACAACGGCCAGAACGTCAACACCCGGTTGCTGTCGGGTTATCCTGCCGCACAAGCCATTACGGCCAACAGTACGTTCTTCCTGAAGGACATGTACTTCGACGGGACCTTCATCGGTTCAGCAACCACCGATATCGAATTCGATAAAGGCCCGGCATATTGCCGCAACAACCGGGCGAGCACATTTCGTTCCATGCATTTCAGCGTTCGGGGATATCTTTCCGATAGTGTGTCAGTGAATACTATCCTGGCCGACGAGTCAATCGATATCGGAAATGCCAACCTGTTCACCGACGCCGAATTCCATAAGGATGTCAACGTCAGTGGCAGCAATTCGATTGATAACCTTTTGCTTGCCAATGGCGGATACAATTTTTCGCAGGCGCCAGGAGAAACACTGACACTGGGCACCAGCCTGCAAGTGCAGGCTGATTGTAACGGCCTTGCAGGTATTCGTTCCACCATAGCCGGTTCACCGTCCAGTATCAGCATGGCGAGCGGCAACGTGGTCGTCGACTTTGTCTCACTCAACAGTATAGCGGCTGGCGGCGGTGCGACGTTCACGGCCAACAATTCCGTGGACGGTGGCAACAACACCGGCTGGACCATCAACTCACCGGCTCCGCGAACGGTGTACTGGGTTGGCGGCTCCGGCAACTGGAGTGACCCCGCTCATTGGTCATTGTCGAGCGGAGGTTCATCCGGCGCTTGTGTTCCCGCGGCTATCGATCAAGTCGTATTCGATGCCAATTCGGGTCTTGCCAACGGCACGCTGACGCTCGACGTCACCAACGTCAGCGCAGCCGGCATTGACTTCTCCGCGGCCGGGAGCGATATCACCGTGAACGGATCGACCATCAGTGTTACCGGCAACCTTGCGTTAGCACCGGTGATGAACTGGAACGTTGTCACCACGAACCTGCTGCCGGGAGCTTCCGGCATCGATCTGACGAGTAATGGCACCGAATTGGATTCGGTCACGGTCAACGGTACCGGCACCGTTGCCTTTCAGGATGCGTTTTCGGGCATTCAACTGACGCTGTTGAACGGCAACCTCGATGCCGCAGGTAACGATATCACCGTCAGCCGCATGACGAGCACTACCGGCAGCAATGTCAACTTCGGTCCCATGACCCTGACGGTCTCTTATTTCTATCTTCAGGGAAGTCTTAGCAACTCACGTCAGGCCGACGTGGTGATGCGGTGGATAGCGCCTGTTTACAGCAGCCTGGGCTTTGATTTCAGAACCACCGGCGCGTTCCGCAACATCACCGTACTCGACATCGGCGCCCGCTTCTTCCTCAATAGTTTCGTCTGCGAACAGTTCACTGCCTACCAATACGTGAACGTGTATTCGCAGTTGGCCAGTGATTCCATCCGGAAGGCGATTTTCTTCGACGACTTCGCCATGAGCGGAAATATCGTCTGCGACACCATCTTCCTGAACAACCCCGGCAAGACCTCGAATCTGGGTGGTAACATTAACTTCTCCGAGTTGGTCTGCAATGGAACACCCGCTTTCCCGGTCTTCCTCAAAGGCAACCCGATTGCGATACTCACCAAAACATCGGGCCAGGTCTGTATTGCCAACGCCTTGATTCAGGATGTGACCGTTAATGGTGGTGCGACCTTCAACGCGGGCAATGGTTGTGTCGACCTCGGCGGTAACACCGGCTGGACCTATGCGCCCTGTACCGTGGTCAGCAATGTGTGGCCGGGGGATGCCAACTACGACCTGGTTTGCAATAACAGCGACATCCTTGATATCGGGGTGGCCTTCGGCCAGACTGGTCCGGT
This genomic stretch from Bacteroidota bacterium harbors:
- a CDS encoding T9SS type A sorting domain-containing protein: MSFPSSGSASGFWAKWSGVGIEENLAAQLNMLVYPNPAQERSTLSLELTEASDVMVRVLDLQGREVIAVPMERYLPGKLQLPLDVANLASGNYLLQAIINDRNATIRFDKQ
- a CDS encoding TlpA family protein disulfide reductase, whose amino-acid sequence is MKRALLLLFFSIKTCFAQTTVSPLTQGIWRAELQINDTLSLPFNFLSTSEGLEIMNGRERLPVNEYSLVGDTLVIRFPVFDAEVRCRYTADSLNGFFLNHARKTQNVVPFRAAAGQGFRFSDRPERPVTDISGRWQVIFDGEEGENRFAVAEFEQSGARVTGTVLTPTGDHRFLEGELAGSRLHLSAFDGSHLFLYEAELTSDSSLQGHFFSGRHYHDTWVAFRNADASLPDPDALAFLRPGYSSLDFSFADRNGKYWTPRHPSFVNKVLIVQLLGSWCPNCMDETAFLSDYYRMHRDRGVEIIGIAYERTTDSLRLWKNIDRFRNFHHVEYPLVYGGYANKDSAAKTLPMLNRVFAFPTTIILDRKGQVRRVHSGFNGPATGEAYKRETAELSSFIDRLLAE
- a CDS encoding DUF1579 domain-containing protein, translating into MKKIFTLMLLSGMFLAAQAQTAQEPTAEEKAWMAYMTPGPMHKMLADADGEWTEEMTMWMAPGAEPMKNTATCVNKMILGGRYQESRHSGNFMGMPFEGVSTVAYDNAMKKYLSTWIDNMGTGLMYMEGVYDEATKAVHFKGKMVDPVSGQALDCREIFSFIDNDTQKMEMFQTEQGKERKTMEIVFKRKK
- a CDS encoding aldehyde dehydrogenase family protein → MKDTTTLQDYGIAEALKALGLKDINPGAGTGTRWSDSDGEIISSYSPADGSLIGKVKQATADDYEKTLRAAEEAFKVWRNMPAPKRGEIVRQIGEQFRKYKDPLGKLVSYEMGKSLQEGLGEVQEMIDICDFAVGLSRQLYGLTMHSERPKHRMYEQWHPLGIVGIISAFNFPVAVWSWNAAIAWVCGDVCIWKPSSKVPLCAVACQNIIASVLKANNVPEGVSCVLVGNHVGDRMNNDKRVPLVSFTGSTRVGRIVSSAVAQRFGKSILELGGNNAIIVSENADLNMVLVGTVFGAVGTAGQRCTSTRRLIVHESVYDKTVSVLQKAYAQLRIGNPLDANNHVGPLIDKGAVDAYLKAIEKAKQEGGKMIVEGGVLSGDGYEGGCYVKPCIVEAKNSFHIVQEETFAPILYLLKYKTIDEAIAMQNDVPQGLSSAIFTTNMREMEQFLSHEGSDCGIANVNIGTSGAEIGGAFGGEKETGGGRESGSDAWKAYMRRQTNTINYSTNLPLAQGIKFDI
- a CDS encoding T9SS type A sorting domain-containing protein, with product MKNFLHLLLLFVLGLFGPAGTNAATYYWVGGSGNWSDYATHWATSSGGSTFHASIPTINDDVVIDAASFTATGQVLNLDSTFYYCNSMSWAGVQFNPTFEGNGATLNLRGSIAFSAGMTLSNVNLVMSATTGSHTIDLAGQYAYAVTIDANASYSLSSPLTCIGPVDLRAGSLNANAFDISCGGFNAGVGTTLVLGDITLSVNGGSNEIFTRTITLDVIPSGADQTSVHFNCVSGEMDCINNTTPFDSLIFQNAGTLRACQANYASATNTSYALNTILGTGEFSTSVLLENCTINQLNGKLVYLMTGTTSNINNLTLNSSCSDMGRLSTSYAGAPPATLNAASGTISIDYAILEGIQASGGATFNANNVIDLGGNTGWNISALVTRDLYWVGGTGDWNDPNHWSLSSGGAPAGCTPNRLDNVFFDANSLGAGDTVYLPHLEQYAGDLTVNGVTGSPTFFGDYITLYGSLDLNNQLNWRLDQTDLRSPRTGSILRSAGTPFITLTVGDSCWYTVQDSLYAEGIYQQNGNVDYNGQNVNTRLLSGYPAAQAITANSTFFLKDMYFDGTFIGSATTDIEFDKGPAYCRNNRASTFRSMHFSVRGYLSDSVSVNTILADESIDIGNANLFTDAEFHKDVNVSGSNSIDNLLLANGGYNFSQAPGETLTLGTSLQVQADCNGLAGIRSTIAGSPSSISMASGNVVVDFVSLNSIAAGGGATFTANNSVDGGNNTGWTINSPAPRTVYWVGGSGNWSDPAHWSLSSGGSSGACVPAAIDQVVFDANSGLANGTLTLDVTNVSAAGIDFSAAGSDITVNGSTISVTGNLALAPVMNWNVVTTNLLPGASGIDLTSNGTELDSVTVNGTGTVAFQDAFSGIQLTLLNGNLDAAGNDITVSRMTSTTGSNVNFGPMTLTVSYFYLQGSLSNSRQADVVMRWIAPVYSSLGFDFRTTGAFRNITVLDIGARFFLNSFVCEQFTAYQYVNVYSQLASDSIRKAIFFDDFAMSGNIVCDTIFLNNPGKTSNLGGNINFSELVCNGTPAFPVFLKGNPIAILTKTSGQVCIANALIQDVTVNGGATFNAGNGCVDLGGNTGWTYAPCTVVSNVWPGDANYDLVCNNSDILDIGVAFGQTGPVRAGATLSWTAQAATDFNGWFVSAVNFKHADCDGDGAVGFADTLAVNQNYGQTHPARLQPTPVQIDAALPPLVIDATPDTVAPGATVNVAIQLGTMTQAVDSLYGIAFTVYYDPTVVDTNSLVTDFSTSWLGTAGVDLITFYRHTPSAGRIDFALVRNDGQNVFGGFGDIALFDVVIVDNISTLTDALFTPGNLRAITASQFPLLFGSQNDRVVLDPTLTRVPVPDLSTHLVVFPNPAAHTVIVRGKDIQVMEVALFDLGGQCVFRDQTGQAETRIAVDAIALGIYQLRVVTDAGVYNKKIEVLRR